Proteins encoded by one window of Aspergillus puulaauensis MK2 DNA, chromosome 4, nearly complete sequence:
- a CDS encoding ribokinase (COG:G;~EggNog:ENOG410PI1D;~InterPro:IPR029056,IPR011877,IPR011611,IPR002139, IPR002173;~PFAM:PF00294;~antiSMASH:Cluster_4.8;~go_function: GO:0004747 - ribokinase activity [Evidence IEA];~go_function: GO:0016301 - kinase activity [Evidence IEA];~go_function: GO:0016773 - phosphotransferase activity, alcohol group as acceptor [Evidence IEA];~go_process: GO:0006014 - D-ribose metabolic process [Evidence IEA]): MPPTIRVIGSLNADMVSVTPRFPDAGETITSSAYFTSAGGKGANQAVACGRLSRSQPQPQSQSQSSTSITPSDVKVEMVGAVGGLDGHFDALLNPTLSRSGVDTARVKVVGDAYTGVAVIIVDSSAGGENRILFSPGANYTGMQGTPEVLGMGLAAPVPDVIVMQGEIPTETTVGILRAVGNFKEQQRRDGKKGIEAGPEVIFNPAPAPPGGLPEDVYKGVDHFIMNETEAELMTPAEDVLLRVPGIEASQDGKEKVARYFHSLGVTYVLVTLGAKGVWYSAADAGSAGDLAGGGMVTNEVPAAKVSRVLDTTAAGDTFVGAYAVKVARWREKRRAEGKAGEDLTAEEKGVRYGKVMDEAMEVATRASARCVERQGAMDSIPWEDEI, translated from the coding sequence ATGCCACCCACAATTCGCGTCATCGGCTCCCTAAACGCCGATATGGTCTCAGTAACCCCCCGCTTCCCGGATGCCGGCGAAACGatcacctcctccgcatACTTCACCAGCGCAGGTGGAAAAGGCGCAAACCAAGCCGTTGCATGCGGGCGTCTCTCCCGttcccagcctcagcctcaatcgcaatcgcaatcgTCTACAAGCATAACCCCCAGTGACGTCAAAGTCGAAATGGTCGGTGCCGTCGGCGGACTCGACGGACACTTCGACGCCCTCCTAAACCCGACATTATCGAGGTCTGGTGTCGACACAGCGCGCGTGAAGGTCGTTGGAGATGCGTATACGGGTGTCGCCGTTATAATCGTGGACTCGTCGGCCGGGGGCGAGAACCGGATTCTGTTTTCGCCGGGGGCGAATTATACAGGAATGCAGGGTACACCGGAGGTGCTGGGTATGGGGCTTGCGGCGCCTGTGCCTGATGTCATTGTCATGCAGGGTGAGATCCCTACGGAGACTACGGTGGGGATTTTGAGGGCCGTGGGCAATTTTAAGGAGCAGCAAAGGCgggatgggaagaaggggaTCGAGGCTGGCCCTGAGGTGATTTTCAaccctgcgcctgcgccgccGGGGGGACTTCCGGAGGATGTGTATAAGGGGGTTGATCATTTTATCATGAATGAGACGGAGGCGGAGCTGATGACGCCTGCGGAGGATGTGTTACTACGTGTTCCTGGGATAGAGGCCTCGCAGGACGGGAAGGAGAAAGTTGCGAGGTATTTCCACAGTCTTGGGGTGACCTATGTGCTTGTGACACTGGGTGCGAAGGGGGTTTGGTATAGTGCCGCGGATGCGGGGAGTGCGGGAGATCTTGCTGGGGGAGGAATGGTTACGAATGAGGTTCCTGCGGCGAAGGTGAGTAGGGTGCTTGATACGACGGCGGCGGGAGATACGTTTGTGGGGGCCTATGCGGTTAAGGTTGCGCGGTGGCGCGAGAAACGGCGCGCGGAGGGGAAGGCTGGGGAGGACttgacggcggaggagaagggggtGCGGTATGGGAAGGTTATGGACGAGGCAATGGAAGTTGCTACAAGGGCTTCGGCGCGGTGTGTGGAAAGACAGGGTGCTATGGACAGTATTCCttgggaggatgagatcTGA